The region ATAATGCTACTACATGATTCTTCACTGGTGGTAATCCATATCTGATTTTACTTTTGCAGAAAAACATTTGaggtattttgtgtgtttttttttttattatttgttttgtaatactgaaagttgcctgttttttatttttaaagttacaaatattTATGTTGAGCCCTTGCAGACAGGCAACATTGGCAAAGTTAAAGCATGATGCATATTGGGTCTAGACCTGCCAGTACCAGGATAGCAGTGAGTACTGGGGTTATCGAGCCTTGATTCTCTAAAATCAGACTGACTGGTCGCATTATGTACCATCAAAGCCTGTATTACCATTTCTGGCACTGCTACCTCAAACAAGTGTTTAccattgtgtgtctgtgtgaatgcCAGCCTcaagcttttatatatttatattatatatatatatatatatatatatatatatatatatatatatatatatatatatatatatatctatttgtaATTTGAACTTTAACAATTGTCTACAAAAAAGAACAAGCAGCAGCGCGTGAGGGCTGAGGAGTCTGTGTTTAGTCCTGCACAGGACGTCCTACCTGTGCATCGGCTTCCTGATTTGAAGTGCTTCAAGCAGATTACGCTGTAGGAGACAGCAGGACTCCTACGTGAAGATGGTATTTTCACATGCTCTTAAACCTGATTCTACCCCGGCTGGGGTCGTCGGCTTCTCTGTGCCAACTTTATCACACTACTCCTGCTTCTCAcacccaaccactcccttttatttttttctcccctgaTTTTCTCTTTAGTTCCAATGATGGGGTGCTGATTCTTTATTGGGACAGTTATTTCATTTACTTTATCCCCCCCCTCCCTCTGTTCTAATGTCAGTATCCGATTGAGTGATTTGGATTAGGGTCTGTAAATGGGTCCCAACCATtcgtccctttttttttttttttaaatccctgcttAACGATGTATTTAAAAGAGATGGTTAAATCCTGACGCTTTGCACTTGTCCAGCCTCTCTGGAAGGCACAGGCTTGGTACATGCTAGAGCAGGAGGAGAGTAGGGTTTGAGCCCTTCATACTAGCTATGCCTTTATTTAATAGGGTGTGCTGTAACTCCTGATGTGTTTTTGAGGGGGTTTAGGGTGTTAGGTGACCTAATAGGGGTAGCAGTTCTCTTGTGTGTTGTGGTTATCATGATGACTGGAATTGGGCAGGTAACACACTCCACCCTTTCAGACAAGATCAGTGCATTTAATTTCTTCGAGGGCCCTAAGTGATCCCCTTCTACCAATGCAAACAACCAACCTAAATAGCAGTTCCATGATAGATTCTGAATTATTTGTACGTGACCTTTTTATGCTGAATGTGGATCTTCCTGATCTTCCCTGTGCTGCACCTGTTAAGTTTAAGACGCTGCAGCCAAGACTTTTTCCTAGATGGTGATCCATCTGCTTACACGTTCCCAGTCTgccttttgaattgttttctaattaatTTGCACTCCCTGCTTGTGTTGTGTGCTAttctttttattgatttgtatttgttttctccaGTGCTCCTTCTCCTTGCATGCAGATTTAGCCTGATGGTCCTATTGAATGGTGCCAATATGCCTTCTGCCCTCTTCCTTACTGAAGTGATATTCAAAACAGACTTTATAACGAGGGCATCATTTCACACATGGTTTCAGCGTTAAGGAAGTTGTTTTTGTGGGGATGGTAGCATCCtctgttttaaaagcagaatCTGGCAAATGTCAGCTGAGTCTTTCCATTGTGTAATAAGATGCTTAAAGAGAAAACGTAGTGTCAGCTAGTTCACGCTTCAGCTCATAAGCTCTCCAACGCTCAacatttctctttctttcttttaagttgcATCAAGAATTTGAGACACTTTGTGTTTGGCCATTGGCAATGCTAGTGTAAATGCTGAATTATTTAAGACTTTGCCAAGTCAAGAGAAACAGGCTGCACTAAGTGGTTATACTTCCATCGAACAAGGAGGGCTTTGGGACTGCAGAACCATTAATCATTTAGGCAAAACCATGAAcaatttatcaaaaataaatgtacttttcaGGCAGAATATATCTTGTAATTTTAGCAAAATGGTCTGTACAGGGtcactgttcctttttttttttttttttactagcgaTTCGCTCGTTCCAGTAGTTGGGAGAGACCTCCCTGGTGCAGCTAGCTTACCTGTTGTAATATGAAGAAGGCTGGTATCTGGCTTCCTTCTCCTGCTCCTCCTACTCCTTGCTCCGTTCTTTTTCTTGAGCCTTGGTGTTGCCTGTCTGCGCTGGCCTGGTTGGATTGTCAGCAATACTGTTTGATGCACTGCACCCTCTATCGTTTGTTCAGTGTTTAGAATCTCCAGTGGGGAAGAGGAAAAGAAGCTTGGCTGTTAGTTCTTCTCAGGACCCATCTTTCTCAGGATTAAACAAGGTCTGAAACAACTACTGTCTCCTCCTCCTATTACTATACTGCTCCTCCTCCTATTACTAtactgctcctcctcctccaaccTTCTTTTTGCTTTCAGCTTTCTTTCTTTAATCCCCCCTCCCTTTTTATCAGTAACCAATATTTTGACTGTGTAGAAGCACACTTCTTGTGTTGGCATTTAATCCAGACACACATGCTAAACGGACCTAGACAATGAACAGCACTCTGTCCAGAGCGCAGCGATCTGCCCAGGTttacaggaggctgtgtgtgtggggtgtgttgATGTTTAAGGGGCTGTCCCGTAGGGTGGGGAGTGGGAGGTATGTTGGAGCTCCAGGATCCCATGCCACAGGTTCTCTTGAGCAGTGGCTTCAGATTCTCCTCTGGGATTGGCAGCAGCCCAGTATTGGATTGGAAACTGCTGGTACTGCAGGACAAGACTTGTTTCTCCTGGAATTTTAAATGGGGAAACCTTGAATGTCATGGCAAGGATGACCATGAACACAAGGGATGAGGGGGTGGTAAAACTGGGCAAATTGCTTCCACTGTCCAGATGCTATAACTAGGACTAATCCAGTGATCTTGAATGGGATATGAGACCTATTGTAGAGCAATTTGATCCAGTTCTGATTTTACAATTAATGTAGGActcgcctgagcttgttacctgtacacagggctaatcaagcttgttaAAATCTagcatgggtgaaactgctatgcaatagggttcttatttccatccctaaagATAAGTATTCTTTTTACTACAGGACGATGGGTGGgggtgtgattttatatatatatataaaatttgttgATCTCTCTGTGcgatttgttgctgttttttttccatgGATAACTTATATTGGAAAATTCTGTCATTTTCATATGAACtggtgatttattaaaaaaaaaaaaaaaaaaaaaaaaaaaaaaaaactctttgccTCTGTTTGGATGAGTAATAGTGGTCCAGTctggggaggcagtgtggttgatCAATTCCTGGCTTTATTATGAGTTTTTAATAAGGCACgcaagcttgttacctatgcactggctaatcaagctcttcaTAAAGACTGGCATggggaaactgctgtgcagtaggagtctttaTTCCATCCCTGCAGTGGGTTAGAGggactgggctgcagtgtggtagGAGTGGGTTTGCATAAAATTGATTATTTAATTCACTAAAATCACCTAGTCTTGTCCATCTTGTAGTTGGACAGTCAAGTCACGGTCTGCTCAAGGTAAACATGAACTGTGAATAgagctaatgtgtgtgtgtgaaacgctAATATCTGTGTAGAGGTTTTAGGATAAAACCCCACTTTCAGCTGTATCACTCTCTATTGGTTCAGTTCTTCAGTTTCAGATCTGAGCGGATGTagactgtttaaaaaagtaaaacatagatCCCTCTACAATGCCATACAGGCTACAGTTTTTCGGTATATCATTAAtccttttaaataaacatatcttATTTTGCTGCACAAATCCATGTTGTTACAGGGATTTGTGCAGCAAAATaagatatgtttatttaaaaggaTTTATGATATACCGAAAAACTGTAGCCTGTATGGCATTGTAGAGGGatctatgttttactttttttttctttccaatttaCAGGTTTGGTTACTCAGCAGATAACAAATCGACTTATAGTGTTGTGCTGGATTTTGCAGATTAAGCTGTATTGATGCAAGACTGAGGAAGAGGGTAGCTAACAGTGCCTTGGCTTGCAGCCGAATGCACAGCCTGAGCAAACAGAACCACAGTGCTGaccagagggggagggggtgtggaAACAAACGAGCACGATTCCGTTGGATTCTTGTTTCATGTTAAACCTGAAATGAGTGCAGGTAGGATATTGGGCACTAGCTAGATGTTTGCCATGCAAGGAAACAGTGTGTTTACTATTTTGGAAGTTGGCTGTAAGCTTTGTTGTAGGCAAGCTATAggaaagtgttgttgttgttgttgttcttgcttGACTTGTGAAAAGTTTCACTTTGTGATAGTTCAGTGACCCTGTGGTGGCTGTCTGCGgtgcaacatactgtacatgttcacTTTTCATAACTCATCAAAACCACACAGCAGCTGGCTTAACTTTCTTGTGTAAACTTTGATGTCGGATCTTCTGAAACTGACGTGTCAAAGCTTGTCTGGAGCAGAGCCCTGAAACCCAGGGGCTAGGTGCAAGATTAGTGTGTTTCTTACCCTGCGTATGCAGTCTGTACTTAATTTTGGTGATGTATTGTAAAATGTTCAACTCCAGCTGTAATGCATCTACTTCAGCAGCTATATGACCCACTGACCTCAGTTGCTCtgggtaaactttttttttttatatatatagcgccGTTtctagtggaccaccatcacaaagctctttacagaggtaggtagtcacttacaatgggacatATTTAACATCATCTGCGAGATGGAGCACAAAGTAGTTAACCCTCAGAGTACTACGTCGCACAGAGAGCTCTATGCCACAGGACTACAGCTGTCACACACAAATAACAGCGCTCGGGATAACATAGTAAATTAATTTTACAcccaaaaatgtatacattgtatGAAACCTATATATCacaagaaatgtttatttttggacTGAATATAGAAATGTGTTGGCAAAGACACGTTTGTTATACAAACGGTATTTTCTATCATCAAAACATCAATTCTTTTCAAAAACAACCGTGCAcataaacactttcaaaatacaacatgtaaaTCCCtagaatgttctttttaaaatgtaaaaaaacgcGGATGTTTACAAACAACTAATCAAAAGATATATTCAGTTTTGTAAGCAACACATCTATCTATACAAACAGATCAGAACCGCACAGCACAGTAAACTTACTTGCCCTCGAAAgccttttcttttatataaagattGTTCAACATGTATACCAACGCAAATGTTAACTATAAAAGCATATGCACAACAACtacttattgttattattattcttattaataaaTGTAACTGAGTTGTGTGGACATCTGAATTGCCACAGGGAAGCTTATTCTCTAAAGtcctttttatttctgtggtttGTAAATCCAGTTTGAAGTCAGTTTTTGTGTAGTAATATTTCTTgtacttggtttaaaaaaaaaaaaaaaaaaaaaaaaaaaaaagtccacggCCATGTTTGATAGCTAGGGTACATCCAAAATGTGagggccttaaaaaaaaaaaaaaaaaaaaaaaaaaaaaaaaaaaattctaatctCAGGATGGAAGTGTGGAAGCATTCACGACACACCCTTGTCACAGGTAGCACATTTGTATGTTGTTTGCTTTCCTTTGTGATTACTGCAAACTGCACTCTTTCTCCAACTGATGTTTCCCTCCAGAAGACATGGTTTTTTCCTAACTTTTCTATCTTGCATCCAGAACACACCGGTTGTGAGATTGAAGCAACTTTCTCATTGTCACACACACCTTTGCAGAAGTCATCAAGTGAGACTAAAAATTTCTTTCCGAGTGGGGTCAAGTGTACAGCACTTACCATTTGTTTCTGTTGTTGAACTGTTCCTTGATAGAGGATGTAACTATTCAGCACCAACCTGTTGATCAGATTGAATGAGATTTTCATGTACCACTTGTATGATTACCTTTCATTCTCATAAGAGTAAATCTTCTGGTCTGCCAAATCTACACCTCCCACTTTTCGATTGTACATTTCAACACACTCTGGTACTGTAACATCTTTACCTGCACTTCTCACTTATTTCAGTGGCTGTGTTCCTTGTGCTGAGCAAGAGAACTGGCTTCTCTTTTGTTTAAGAACAGCAATCTCCCTGACCTGTAAACCACCTGTTCAACAACTTTGTGTTTTGGAACCAAAGGTAAGTATTTTCTGTTGCCACGCAGTGTACCAACAAGCTGGGTTTCGTGCTGATAAGTGAAAACTGAAGCGAGTAGTGTGGATGTGTAAAAATTTGTTAGTAGTCAAAGTATGTCCCTTATTCAACAGACTATCCATGAGAGACAACGTCATAGCGCTGGCCAAATTCGCTCTTCTCTGTCGTTTGAAGCACCCGTGTACACTTTAATTTGTATACGTACCCGTTTGTACTGTCAGCAAGCACCCACAGCTTTATTCCAAATcggtgatgttttttgtttggaaGAAACTGCATAAGTGATCGTTTTTTCAATCCAACCAGGCTTTCGGCGATTGCAATGAATTCATTTAAAACTTAGTACTTCCTACTTTTAGTAAGTACTGGTCGCACTTTGAATAAACTGTCGTAACCAGgttcatctttttttcttttggtttttgttcAAGTACAGGTTTGCAAGACGAAAGAAACTTGTCGTGGGACATTATTTGCGCGAATCCTGGTGTTGCTTGTAGTGCATCTCTGTATGCGTTATGTTCGATGTTTTCTGTTCTGGCAATTCTGTTACTTGGGTCCAAATCGGGACTGAAGCTTTTGTTCAGCAACCACGTTAGAGGCAGTGTGGTTAGTGCAGAGACagtgtggttagagcagagacactgtgaggcagtgtgatccTGTGGTTAGAATTGAGGGATTGGGCGGCAGTGTTGGTTAGAGCAGAGTCTTGGGGACATATATATCTATGCTTCCCTTGTACACTGTGTACAACTTATTAATATCCTTTACTATAAATGAAACCTGCCATTTGTGAATTTGAGGCTTTTAAAGCATCAAAAGTTTCTCTGTCCAGCcgctttttaaatgttgtcttgTTACCTTACACACTAGCCCAGTGGCACGTAACAAGTTTCCAATTCTAGCGTCTCATAGGTTCATCTTGGATGCTGCGTGCCATGACATGGGCAAGCATATGAAACGAAAAATCCTTTACGTTTTCAATGGTGTGGGTGTTGGAGgttgtgtggtttttatttaaaaaataaagcaagctgTTAAGCAGTACAAATGCATGTATTCTACAGTCTTCTAGCCAGCTGTGTTGGAGAACGAGAAACTAAACTCAAGGAATAAATTACCAGTTGGCGGAAGCACAAGACCGGGTAATTGCTGTACTAGGGTTGTGTCTCTCTTCCTGGAAGTTTGCTGCATGTTGATATAGCAAGGCTGCAGGTAACAACAATTGATGTCAACCTGAAGTTAAGCACAGTGCATTTTGTATACAGAATTGCATTGATTTTTAATGCATcgatttttttattcttttttcagtTGTTTCTTATTGACTTTGGTTTGGCCAAAAAATATCGGGACAACAGGACAAGACAGCACATACCCTACAGAGAAGACAAAAACCTGACGGGCACAGCTCGCTATGCCAGCATCAACGCACACCTGGGCATTGAGCAGAGGTGAGGTGggattgtttgctgaaattgcaattccAGTGCCACTTTGCTCAATTGCAATTAGTTATGCTGCTGTAATTATACTTgcactaaaaagtaacaaacagcTACATACTAGTgtgtttattctaaataaccaagcaagaATCACAGGTACAAATGCAGAAACAGGCTATGCAACTTTTACAAGTGAGGTCaacaaaagtggttgaaaatacaagaatagtGATAGaatgagaaatgtgtaattgaactgtaatctaTCAGTTATATGATATGATTACAATTACGCAGGTTCCACTACAATTCTAATTGCATTGGAATTACGAATGGCACATCTCCAATTGTAAATGAGCCCAGGTCTGCTGGCAATAGCCTGTCCCCTTGCATGGTGGGTGGTGGAGGAGCCCCTACTTCCCTTCTGGGTTTCTGTGGAGGAGAAGCTCATATGCTGCTGAGTTTGGGCTGGTCACAGCTGGTAGTGGCAAcagcttgttttgtttcttcGCTTGCCACTGTCCTGGAATGCCAGATCCGAGGGTCTCAGCTGCTTGTGAAGGAATTTGATCTGGCAGATAGGGAGGGGTGTTCTTGTCCCATTAGTTCTTGTTAGTCACGCACTCCTGTCAAGCAGTGCCCAACTTAACAACAAACTGCCACCTCCCTTCGATTCCTTCGTTATTTCAAACCCTACTGCATTATAAAGTAGTTTCTTTTGAATTGTGACTGTAATCATTTTTTGTAGCAATGAAATCAGTGATTGGGTTAGTACTTGAGGAGAACAATGTTGTTGAATTATGATGCTGATTGTTTCTCCCTAATCTCAAATTCACTCTTTCTCAGTCGCCGGGATGACATGGAGTCTCTAGGATACGTGCTTATGTACTTCAACAGAACCAGCCTTCCCTGGCAGGGTCTGAAGGTAAGCCAGGCAGAGACCCGAAGGCTTGAACTTCCCAGTGCCTGCAGCTCTGTGTAGTATCCCTGGGGGAGGTGGACTCGTTTCTGCCCAGTGACGGCACGCTGGGAATCAACCTGCTGGTTAGCAGTAGCATCAGCTGCTTTAGTGGTGAACACATGGCTGAATGCAGAGACGGGGATTATATGGGGAACTCTATGCCAAAGTGAACTTCATGTCCATATTCACTTAGCGTAAGTTACTCATTCCTTGACCTGAATCCAGGTTAAGCACGTTGGTATTAGTGTCTTCATGGTGACTGTGGAATAAATTAAGTggaatatttgctatttttatttttgcaaagacCTAAACTGTAAAAATGCCCTTGTGctaagcatttttatttatttattttttgcactagAAGACCACTTTGAAAAATGGTAAATGAAACCCCTGAGGAGTAGATGTGAGGGATCGGATTATAAAACGTGATTTAATCACACAGACGGTGCATGTGAGGGTAGCTGTAATCCCTGCTGAGCGAGGGTTCTGTAGCAATCTCCTACCTGCATTTCAGTCGGTGTTGCACAACATTTTATATTCTCGTCCACATGTTCCACAGGCTGCCACGAAGAAACAGAAGTACGAGAAGATCAGTGAGAAGAAGATGTCAACCCCTGTCGAGATTTTGTGTAAGGTACGTGATCTGATGTGCTGTACCTAAGCTTTATGTGAAGGAAATGCACCaacatttgtttttgcacagcTCCAGTTGGGTCTCCCAGAGGAAAGAATTGTGTAACCTCATGACGTGTTTTGAGTTTGGTTTAAAGGGTCATTTGAGATTAAACATGATTCCCAAATGTCTGCAGCTTTGGTAAGGCCTGGTTTGACCTTGGTCCTAAAGCAAACACAACTGTGTGGGGATTTAAAGGGAAATTGCTGTGGGTAGAAGTGATTATCATTGTAATGTCAAAGCTTTGCAACACTGTGGAGCTCCCTTAATGGAATTGACAGAGGTAGGGCAGGGTGTTCTGATTAAGACAAACCATTGTACTGTGGCTCATGCAGGTATTTCATTAGCAAACAACCCTGTGATCCACCCCAGGTTAGAATCGAAAGTAAAGGATTGCGCAACTGCATGGTAAATAGAATCTTTTCTCAGAGTGGCATTAAATCCATTTGATAACGGATGCAGGTTTGTAGGGTGGGGGACTCAGTACTTTATCAGTACTGATTTCTGGATATAGAACCTGATGGCTCTCCAGTCTTTTGTGGTTTGATTATATCAGCAGATCTGTGTCCTATATATGTTAACCGTTATTCTTCCCCCCCACaatctctgtgtgtctgtctcacgCTAGGGTTTCCCAGCAGAGTTTGCAATGTACCTGAATTACTGCCGTGGGCTGCGGTTTGAGGAGGCTCCTGACTACATGTACCTGAGGCAGCTGTTCCGCATTCTTTTCAGGTGCTCTACACTTATAGTAACTGGCTGTACAGCCTGTTTCCTGGGGATGGGTTCATATCTATTAGAAAACCACTTATTGCTTGTTCCATTTTAGCTAAAATGAAACTGAATTAGTATGTAAGTCTCAAGAATGCAGGTTGCATTTTCCACGCCAGTATCACTTTGAAATCTTAATTAATTTAATGCATTTCATATAAAATGAGTCCAGTAGTTCAACTATGTTGGGTATTTGTGTTGCCAAAATCGAAATGCTAATATGTGATGTTCCCTTTTGGCTTCTCTCTCTTGCTTTGTGGTATAGACCTGAAATACCTTGACCTTGTTTCCATGAGCACAGACTGAACGCCATTCTGAGCTGATCAGGGTTCTCCTGCAGTCCCCCTGAACCACCGTTGATAGTCTATCCTAGTTGAGTTTGACGGATTTTGGCGGTTCTTCACCAGCATTCATTTGTTTTCAGAACTGAAATGGTGGATGCTATTGCTTTGCTTCCAGTAGTGTTAACAATAATTGAGTTTTTCGTTCCTGCTAAGCCCGGATGTGGATTAAATATTTACGCCCATTCGTCGTTTGATTGGTTAGTGTTGTGATGTACTTCTACCCACTCGCTTTGGGATTGGGTCAGAAAACAATTGGGTGGCTCGGATTGGCAGCCAGTGTGGGCTGGCTAAATTACCATGGAAATGCAGTATCGGGGGCAGCAGAGTTTTCAACCCGGGTTCAGTGGTGCATGGAAACaaggtgtgtgtctctgctgttgctgctgtagGGCCCAATCAAACTGTCTTCTCTCTCCCAGGACCTTGAATCACCAGTATGACTACACGTTCGACTGGACCATGCTGAAGCAGAAAGCGGCCCAGCAAG is a window of Polyodon spathula isolate WHYD16114869_AA chromosome 12, ASM1765450v1, whole genome shotgun sequence DNA encoding:
- the LOC121324387 gene encoding casein kinase I isoform X1 — protein: MASSSGSKAEFIVGGKYKLVRKIGSGSFGDIYLAINITNGEEVAVKLESQKARHPQLLYESKLYKILQGGVGIPHIRWYGQEKDYNVLVMDLLGPSLEDLFNFCSRRFTMKTVLMLADQMISRIEYVHTKNFIHRDIKPDNFLMGIGRHCNKCLESPVGKRKRSLAVSSSQDPSFSGLNKLFLIDFGLAKKYRDNRTRQHIPYREDKNLTGTARYASINAHLGIEQSRRDDMESLGYVLMYFNRTSLPWQGLKAATKKQKYEKISEKKMSTPVEILCKGFPAEFAMYLNYCRGLRFEEAPDYMYLRQLFRILFRTLNHQYDYTFDWTMLKQKAAQQAASSGGQGQQVVTPTGKQTDKPKTNMKG